Proteins from one Scylla paramamosain isolate STU-SP2022 chromosome 3, ASM3559412v1, whole genome shotgun sequence genomic window:
- the LOC135095781 gene encoding astacin-like, with the protein MLRLVLLAAAVAAVAASPTIPLAAKAMYNPELFQGDIKGIAGQEPGHERAAILGPQYLWPGGVVPYVFGSSITSHQKSIILQGMNDFHAKTCIRFVERTTQRDYIEIVSNDSGCWSYVGTIGGKQRLSLDVNGCIYVGTAIHELMHAIGFYHEHCRNDRDSYVTIHYENVMAGMESQFDKDTYWQYVGEGYNYASIMHYGTYAFSIQWGVKETIVPTDPNVVLVEAYDKYEMAQTDANQINNLYRNECASRH; encoded by the exons AT GCTTCGTCTGGTACttctggcggcggcggtggcggcggtggcggcctCGCCCACCATCCCTCTGGCGGCTAAGGCGATGTACAACCCGGAACTCTTCCAGGGTGACATCAAGGGCATCGCTGGACAGGAGCCTGGG CACGAGAGGGCGGCCATCCTGGGACCGCAGTACCTGTGGCCTGGCGGTGTGGTGCCCTACGTCTTCGGCAGCTCCATCA cCTCCCATCAGAAGAGCATCATTCTTCAGGGTATGAATGACTTCCACGCCAAGACTTGCATCAGGTTCGTCGAGAGAACCACTCAGCGCGACTACATCGAGATTGTCTCCAACGACAGCGG GTGCTGGTCTTACGTGGGCACGATCGGAGGCAAGCAGCGCCTCTCTCTTGACGTCAACGGCTGCATCTACGTGGGCACGGCCATCCACGAGCTGATGCACGCCATCGGCTTCTACCACGAGCACTGCCGCAACGACCGCGACAGCTACGTCACCATTCACTACGAAAACGTCATGGCAG GTATGGAGTCCCAGTTCGACAAGGACACCTATTGGCAGTACGTGGGCGAGGGCTACAACTACGCCAGCATCATGCACTACGGCACGTACGCCTTCTCCATACAGTGGGGTGTGAAGGAGACCATCGTGCCCACGGACCCCAACGTGGTGCTGGTCGAGGCTTACGACAAGTACGAGATGGCGCAGACTGACGCCAACCAGATCAACAACCTGTACCGCAACGAGTGTGCGTCGCGCCACTAA
- the LOC135095773 gene encoding astacin-like, protein MTFTRHKDTACLSRDINKQAGSISPDCKRLRPRRASPPSIMLRLVLLAAAVAAVAASPTIPLAAKAMYNPELFQGDIKGIAGQEPGHERAAILGPQYLWPGGVVPYVFGSSITSHQKSIILQGMSDFHAKTCIRFVERTTQRDYIEIVSNDSGCWSYVGTIGGKQRLSLDVNGCIYVGTAIHELMHAIGFYHEHCRNDRDNYVTIHYENVMPGYAYAFDKDTYWQYVGEGYNYASIMHYGTYAFSVNWGVLETIVPTDPNVVLVEAYDKYEMEHTDANQINNLYAAECARRH, encoded by the exons ATGACCTTCACACGTCACAAGGACACTGCATGTTTATCTCGggatataaataaacaagcaggcAGTATTTCTCCTGACTGCAAGAGACTTCGTCCACGGCGTGCCTCTCCACCCAGCATTAT GCTTCGTCTGGTACTtctggcggcggcagtggcggcggtggcggcctCGCCCACCATCCCTCTGGCGGCCAAGGCGATGTACAACCCGGAACTCTTCCAGGGTGACATCAAGGGCATCGCTGGACAGGAGCCTGGG CACGAGAGGGCGGCCATCCTGGGACCGCAGTACCTGTGGCCTGGCGGTGTGGTGCCCTACGTCTTCGGCAGCTCCATCA CCTCCCATCAGAAGAGCATCATTCTTCAGGGTATGAGTGACTTCCACGCCAAGACTTGCATCAGGTTCGTCGAGAGAACCACTCAGCGCGACTACATCGAGATTGTCTCCAACGACAGCGG GTGCTGGTCCTACGTGGGCACGATCGGAGGCAAGCAGCGCCTCTCTCTTGACGTCAACGGCTGCATCTACGTGGGCACGGCCATCCATGAGCTGATGCACGCCATCGGCTTCTACCACGAGCACTGCCGCAACGACCGCGACAACTACGTCACCATTCACTACGAAAACGTCATGCCAG GGTACGCTTACGCCTTCGACAAGGACACCTACTGGCAGTACGTGGGCGAGGGCTACAACTACGCCAGCATCATGCACTACGGCACGTACGCCTTCTCCGTGAACTGGGGCGTGCTGGAGACCATCGTGCCCACGGACCCCAACGTGGTGCTGGTCGAGGCTTACGACAAGTATGAGATGGAGCACACTGACGCCAACCAGATCAACAACTTGTACGCCGCCGAGTGTGCGCGGCGCCACTAA